The Nocardioides sp. cx-173 genome segment CGGTCGGCGGCCCGGCGTCGCCGCAGAACGTAGGCTCGGCCCTGCCCGCAGTACCCAGGCAGACCAGGAGGCGCCGTGCCCCACCCCGCAGCCCGACTGCGCACGATCCTGCCCGGCCCGAGCCGCGCCGCGGTCGGCGCCACGATCGCGGGCGGCGTGCTGACCGGTCTCGCGTCGGCGCCCGAGCGGGTGGGGCGGCTGTTCCGCCGGCGCTTCCCGACCGTGGCGGTCACCGGGATGACCGGCGTCGGCAAGACCCAGCTCGCCGACCGGCTCGCACGCCGTACGTCGGGCACCGGCGCGGGCGAGGTCGGCTCCGCGGTGATGGAGCGTCGGACCCGCCGCTCGGCGCGGCTGCACGGATTCCGCTTCCTGGTCGTGCCCGGGGACAACGCGGCGACGCGGCTCGGTGCGCTCGACGAGGTGTTCCACGACGAGCCGGTCGACGGCGTGATCCACGTCGTCGCCAACGGCTACGCCACCCCGCGGCGTACGGCGGGCACCACCGGCTCGGCCACCGCCAGCCGGGAGGAGCAGCTCGCCGCGGAGCTCGAGGACTGGACGATCACCGCGCACCGGATCGCCTCGATGGCCGTGCGCCGCGGCAAGCCCGTGTGGCTGGTCATCGCCGTCACCAAGGTCGACCTGTACCCCGACGACCTCGACCAGGTCCTGGACTACTACTCACCGGGCAGCGGCTCGCCGTTCGGCGACAAGATCGACGAGCTCCGCGCGCTGGCCGGCGGCGCGCGGCTCTCGGTCGACGTGCTCCCCGTGTCCAGCCAGGGCGGCGAGCGCAGCTCGGCCGTCTCGGCCAAGAAGGCCTCCGCGATGGTCGACGCGCTCGCCACCCGGCTGGCCCAGCTCAGCGGCCACGTCTGACCTAGGCCGGGCCGACCGCCTGGGCGACGAGAGCGGCGGACAGGCCGACGTACGGCAGGCCGGCGCCGGGGGTGGCATGGGCTCCGGCGGTGTAGACGCCGGGGATCGGGGTGTCCGGCCCGAGCCGCTGGTGGACGGTCGCGCGGCCTTGCCACAGCACGCCGAGCGGCGAGCCGCCCCACTCGTCGACGAGCTGGCGCGGCGAGCGGTCGACGCGGGCGACGACGTGCTCGCGCACGTCCAGCCGGTGACGGGCCAGCGCGCGCAGCAGGTCCTCGGCCAGCCGGCCGCGTCCGTGCACCGTCCATGCGGTGCCCCCGGGAGGCGCCGTGCCGCCGTGCCTTACCACCAGCATCGGGTCGCCGTGCAGCACCAGCTCGTGGGGGACGTCGGGCACGTCGCCGTCCAGGCCGAGGTGGGCGACGACGGGCGGGATCGCCGGCATCGTGCGCTCGACGTACGGCGCGAGGGCGGGCAGTCGCCGGGGGTCGATGGCGACGACGACCACGTCGGCCGCGACCTCGCCGAGCTCGGTGCCGACCGCGGCGACCCGTCCCTCGCGCACGACCAGGTCGAGGGCTCGGGTGAGGCGCAGCACGGTCACGCCGCGGGTGGCGAGCCGGGCCTCCAGCGCGGCGGCGAGCCGGGCCATGCCGCCGGTGATGGTCCAGGCGTCGAAGCGCTGCTCGAGGTAGGCGTGCAGGCCGGCCCAGGCCGGCACGTTGCGCAGGTCGTGACCGGCGGCGACGAACGGGTGCCCGGCGACCAGCGCGAGCCGGTCGTCGCGGAACGCGCGGCGCAGCCGCTTGTGCAGGGTCTCGCGGCTGTGCAGCCGCGCCGCGACCTGCTTCGGCAGGCGGTCGCGGTCCCACGGGACCTCGAAGTAGCCGCGGCGCAGGACCTCCCAGTCGTCCGCGAAGGAGGCGACGTGGTCGACCCAGGCCTGGCCGAGCCCGGGCCCGAGCTCGTCGAACGCCGCGAGCTGGGCACCGCGGGTGCCCCCGGGCAGCCGCACCGACGTGCCGTCCACGAAGCGGTGCTCGCGGATCACGTCCAGCGGGACCAGGTCGAGCTCCCGCTCGACGGGCCGCCCGGACTTGCGGAACAGGTCGCGGATCACCGCGGGCAGCAGGGTCGCGGTGGCCGCCGCGTCCCAGGTGTAGCCGGCCTCCGACTCGGTCCCGAGCGCGCCGCCCAGGGTGTCGGTGGCCTCGAGCAGGGTCACCTCGTGGCCGAGCTTGGCGAGCCGCGCGGCCGAGGCGAGCCCGCCGTAGCCACCCCCGACCACCACCACCCGCGCCATGCGGCCAACCTACCGACCTAGCGGCGTACCTCGGGGGCGGGCTCGACCGCGCCGAAGCCGGTGCCGTACTCGCGGTCCATCAGGCGCAGCAGCCCGGCCGTCACCGTCGCCAGGCGCTGCCCGCGGACGAGGGCGGCACACGGGTCGACCTTGGCGAACAGCCCGGTCACGGTGTCGGCGGCGACCAAGGTGTGGCCGGTGTCGCCCTCGCCGACCGAGAAGTCCCGGCCGTCCCAGTCGAGTGGCCGCGTGACGCTGCCGCCCACCGTGGCCGGGCCCTCGTGCACCGCGACCGCCTTGCCGGCTCGCGACTCGTCCATCAGCGACACCAGCGACTCGAGGTCCTCGGGGGTGAGCCCGGTGTCGAGGCCCAGCACCAGGTGCGACTGCAGCAGCGTGAAGAGGCCGCGGTCCACCTCGGCGACCAGCGTCGCGCCCGCCGACATCCGGGTGTTGAGCTCGGTGGGCAGGAAGCCGTCGGCGGTGAGCACGCCGTCGACCCCGAACGCGCCGCGGTAGCCGTGGGCCTGCGCGAGGTGCGCGCCCACCCGGCGTACGACGTCGCGCATGGCCTCGCGGTCGTCGTCCGGCGGGTCCCACGTGGTGCCGATGCCGCCGTAGACGAAGCGCCGCGTCGTGGGGTCGCGCAGCGTCGCGATCTCGACCGGCCGGAACGCCGCGGTCCCGCCGGGGAGCACGACGCCGTGGATCGAGCACGGCACCCCTTCGAGGAACGGCATCACCCGCACCCGGTCGCACCGCGGCCGGAAGAACCCCAGCGCCGCCTCCCGGTCGCGCTCGTCGCGCACCCACCGCACGTAGTTGCCCGAGCCGTTGAACCCGTCGCGCGCGTCGCCCGACCACACCGCGCCGAGCGGCCCGGCGAGCGCCTCGGTCGCCGCGGCGAGCGCGGCGCGCTCGTTGACGACCACCGCGTACGGCGCCCGGTCGACGCCGGCCGCGTCCCAGAGGCCGTCGGCGAGCATCTTGTCCTCGAGCGCGAGGTAGGCCGCCGGGCGGCCGTAGAGCACCGGGCGGCCGTCGATCGGCTCGTCGGTCGTGACGAACGGGTTGGCGAACCACGCGCCGCGCCGCTCGGGGTCGAAGCGCTCGACAGCGCTCCGGGCGCCCGGCGGCAGCTCGCGGGCCATCCGGTCCATGAGGCGCAGCTCGTCGGTGACCGAGTCGGCGGCGGGAGCGAGGATCTCCACGAGCCGCGAGTCCTCGAGCTCGGGCACCGTGCCGGCGCCGGTGCCGGTGGAGACGACCAGCACCGGGCAGCCCAACCCGCGCAGCCAGCTGACCGTGGCGGCGACGCCCGCCAGGACGGCGGGGCCCACGACGATCGGCCGGCCGGCGTACAGCGCGGCGAGCCGCTCGGTCACCGCGGCGCGCGTCCGGGGGTCGGCGAGATCCGGCATGCGAGGACGCTAGGCGACCGCGCGCGGACTCGCGACCTGTTTGCCGCGCAGCCGCCGCCACCCGCGGCGGATGAGCCGGGCGGCGAGGAGGAGCACGACCAGCCCGACGGCCAGCAGCACCCCGGCGACCGCGGCGGCCGCGGCGGGGTGCTCGATCGCGAACCACACCAGCGCCAGCACCACCACGTCCTCGGTGATGCTGGCGCCGATGTTGGTGACCGGCTCGGGGGAGGAGTTGATCGCCAGCCGGCTGCCGGCCTTGACCAGGTGCGAGAGGAGCGCCGTGCCGCCGCCGACCGCGCCGTTGACCGCCTGGGCGAGCGAGTCGGCATCTCCGGCGAGGAGCACCCCGATGACGGCACCGGCTGTGGGGCGGATCACCGTGGACACGACGTCCCAGCCGGAGTCGACGAACGGGATCTTGTCGGCCACGAACTCCATCGCGTAGAGGAAGCCCGCGACCGCCAGCACCTCCCACGCCCCAGCACGTCCGGGATCTCGCTCGACCCGCTCACCCTCTCGGCGATGCCGAGCACCAGCACGACCAGGTAGGCGTTGACGCCGCTGGCCCAGCCGCTCGAGAACGCCAGGGGGAGGGACTCCATCCCCGGAGGCTAGCCCGCCGGAGACGGCTCCACGCCCGGCGACATCGGGCCCGTGTCGCCGGCCGGGCCCCCGTCGCCGCCCTCGGCGTCCGGCTCGTCGAAGGTCCCGCAGGTGACGGTGCCCGGCAGCACGAAGCCGGGGCAGCCGCTGGCCGGGTCCGGCTCGGGGGCCGGGATGACCACCTGCGGGTCGGTCCCGAGCTCCGCGAGGTCGGCCTGGGGCACCTGGAACGCCGCCCGCGCCGCCTGCTCCGACGACGCCTTGACCGTCTCGCTCACGTAGGTCACGAAGGTCTCGGACTTGATGACCTTCACCCGCCGCTCGAACCACAGCCGGTCGGGGTCGATCGTCGCCAGCTGGTCGCGCTCGACGGCCATGAACGTGGCGCCGCCGTACGGCCGCAGCGCCCACAGGTTGCTGATGACGACGCTCCCGTCGTCGCGCACGTCGACCGCGCACTCCAGGTAGAAGCCGCCCTCCAGGCTCTCCTCGCAGTACCTCTGTGCGCTGCCCTCGGCCTCGCTCCGGGCATGCGCGAGGTCGACGGAGAGCCGGTGGTCGGAGGTGCCGCCGTAGGAGAGCGTCATCCCGCTCGCGCGGTCCCACCACTTCGGCGGGAGGGCGGCACCCTGGTTGTCGCCGGCGTGGAACGTCGCCTCGCCGAGGTCCTCGACGCTGCGCTCGAACACCGCCCGCGACTCCTCCTCGAGGATCCGCGGCATCTGGGCGGCGTCGTAGTCCTCCAGGAAGGCCGCCGTGGCGGGGTCGACGGCGGTCGAGTGCCCGCGGGCCGTGTCGCCGTCGAGGACCTGGGGCACGGTGATCGCGCCGACGGCGAGGACGGCGAGCGCGGCGCCGCCCGCGGCCAGGCGCCGGTGGCGGACGGTACGGCGCCCGCCCCGCACGACGGTGTCGGGGGAGAGGGCGAAGGGCGGCTCGTCGGAGGCGACGTGGTCGCGGACGAGGGTGGTCAGGTCGTGCTCGGTCATCGGGGCTCCTCGGTGAGGACGAGATCGGGAAGGTGGGTGCGCAGGGTGTCGAGCGCGCGCGAGGTCTGGCTCTTCACGGTGCCCTCGGCGATGGACAGGGTCCGGGCCACGTCGGCGACCGAGAGGTCGTCGAGGAAGCGCAGCGCGACGATCGCGCGCTGCCGCGGCGGCAGGAGCGCCAAGGCCCGGCCCACGTCCAGCGGGCCTTCGCCCGTCGGCTGGACCCGTTCCGGCAGCACCTCGGTGGGGTGCTCCGGGGCGTGGCGGCGCAGGTGGCTCAGGCACTGGTTCACCACGGTCCTGCGGGCGTAGGCCTCGGCCGACTCCCGCCGGATGCGCGGCCAGGCGGCGTACAGCTTCACGAACGCCTGCTGGGTGAGGTCCTCGGCCGTGTGCCAGTCGCGCACGATGAGGTAGGCGGTCCGCCTCAGGGCGGGCCCGCGGGCGAGGAAGAACTCCGAGAAGTCCTGCTCGCGTCGGTCACGTCGCATCGCTGCTCCGTCGGGTCGGTGTCAGGTCACCCTCTCTACGCCGCGCGAGACCTGCGGGGTTCGCACGGCGGCGGAGTTTCTCACTCCGCGGCGATGACCCGCGCCAGCGACTGAGGGTCGCGGCCGACGACGGTGGTGCCGTCGGCGGCGGTGACGATGGGGCGCTGCAGGGCGCGCGGATGGGCGGCGAGCGCCTCGAGCCAGGCGTCGCGGTGGGCCGCCTCGCGCGGCAGGTCGATGCCCTCCTCGGCCGCCTCCTTCGACCGCGCCACGTCCCAGGGCTCCAGGCCGAGCCGGCCCACGACCTCGGCGAGCTCGGCGGCGCTCGGCGGGTCCTCGAGGTAGCGGCGCACGGTGTAGCCGACGCCCGCGGCGTCCAGCTCGGCGACCGCGGTGCGGCACTTCGAGCACGCCGGGTTGAGCCAGATCTCCATCACTCCACCTCCACCGCCGTCGCGCCGGTGAGCGCGACGAGCTCGTCGTAGCTCGTCGAGAAGACCGCGGCCGGGTGGCCGGCGGCGGCCCACACGACGTCGTAGCGCCGCAGCCAGGTGTCGAGGTACGTCGGCACCGGCGCCGGGTGGCCGATCGGGGACACCCCGCCGATCACCTGACCGGTGTGCTCGCGCACGAAGTCCGGCTTCGCCCGCGTCAGCCCGGGCACGCCGATGCGCTCGGCGACCAGTGCGGTGTCCACCCGGTGGGCGCCCGAGGTGAGGATCAGGACCGGGGTGCCGGCCGCGTCGAAGAGCAGGCTGTTGGCGATCGCGCCCACCTCGCATCCCAGGGCCTCGGCGGCGAGTGCGGCGGTGTGCACGGAGTCGGGCAGAATGACGATGTTTCCCGTCCCGCCGCGGTTGGCATGCTCCGTGCGGAACCGGGCGATGCTCGGGTGCTCCGTCGTCATGTCCGCGACCCTAGCGACCACCACCGCCACAGAGAGACCAGGTTTCCCATGGACCACCAGCTGGACGAGCTGCCGGCTGCGCCGCGCTCGGTGAACCTCGTCGTCTGGCTCGTCGTGGTCCTCGTGGTCGTCGGGGCCGCGGTGACCGTGCTGACGGCGCTCGAGCGCGATGCGCTGATCGAGGCCTGGTCCGTGGGTCACCCCGAGGACAGCGCGATCCAGCCGCCGGCGTTCGTGCCGGTGGCGGTCGTCCTGTACGTCGTGTTCGCCGGCCTGCTCCTGGTGCTGCTGCCGTTCCTCAAGACCGCCCACAACTGGGCCCGGTGGTCGTTGGTGTCGCTGGTCGTCGTGATCGTGCTGGCCACCGTGGCCAGCCTGCGCACGGACCCGCCGATGCTGTTCGTCCTGTGCGCCGTGGCCTCGCTGCCGCTCAACGCGGCGATCCTCTACGCCTTGCTGCACCGCGACACGGGCGCGTTCGTGCACGCCGACCACCACGCCCCCGCCCGCCTCTGACGCAGTCCGAGACGTCTCCGGCCGCGCTCTTGACGCGCTGTCGGTGGGCGGGTGTACCTTGAGGGCGTTCGAACATCTGTTCGAACACGTCGGCGGGGACGACCTCGACCCCCGTCCCCGCCGGCACCCGGGGTCACGGTGCGAGGAGGACGAGCGTGAGGCGCTACGACGACCCGGTCGAGGTCCGCAGGGGCGGGGACGGCCCCGAGCAGTTCCTCTGGCACGGCCGGCTCTGGAAGGTCCGTGCGGTGCTCGCGCACTGGGTGGAGACCGGGCCGTGGTGGCAGGGCTCCGTGGCGCGGGCCGCGATCGGCTCCGACGAGCCCGGCTCCGAGCCGACGCCGGTGGGCGACCTCCTGGGCGAGCGTGAGCTGTGGCGGGTCGAGGCGGGTCGCGGTGCGGACGGTGGGCTCGACGGTGGCGGGGTCTTCGACCTCTCCTTCGACTGGGCCGACGGTCGCTGGCAGCTCGTCGGCTGCGAGGACTGAGATGAGCCTCAACCCCTACGCCCTCCCGGCCACCACCCACTCCTACCTCGCCCGCGCCGCCGAGTCGCTGAGCGAGGCGGTCGCCGCCACCGACGTCCCCACCCGCTACGCCGCCGCCCACGTCGCCGCGCTGCGGGCCGCGGCCGCGCTGCTCGCCGCGCGGGCGCGTCCGGCGCCGGCGCGGCGACGTCCCCAGAAGAACGCCTGGGTCCTGCTCGCCGAGGTGGCGCCCGAGCTGGGGGAGTGGGCCACGTTCTTCGCCGCCGGCGCGGCCAAGCGCGCCGCGGCCGAGGCCGGCTCCACCCGTGCGGTCACCGAGCGCGACGCCGACGACCTGGTGCGCGACGCCGACCGGTTCCTCGGTGTCGTGGAGCAGTCCCTCGGCCTGGTGCCGCACGCGCCGCTGGGCCAGACCCTCGCCCAGGCACGGGTCGTCCCGCCTGCGCGCTCGGCTTGACGCGCCAGCGGGGGCCTGTCCTACACTCAACTCGTTCGAACATCTGTTCGAACATCCAGTCAGGGGTCGAGCCGGCTGAGGAGGCTTCGACCGTGTCCGATCCGTTCGTCCATCTGCAGGTGGCCTCGGGCTACTCGCTGCAGTACGGCGCCTCCCACCCGCACGTGCTCGTGGAGCGCGCGGCCGAGCAGGAGATGGACACCCTCGCACTGACCGACCGCGACGGCACCTACGGGGCGGTCAAGTTCGCCCGGGCCTGCGGCCAGGCCGGGATCCGCCCCGTCCTGGGGGTCAACCTCGCCTACCGCACCGGCGGGCTGCCGGCACCGGGGCGGACCAGGACCCCGGTGCGCGGCGGCGCGTTCCGCGACCTCCCGGCCGAGCGGGGCGGCCTGCCCCGGGTGAGCGTGCTGGCCAGCGCGGACACCGGCGGCGGCCGGGCCGGGTGGGCGGCGCTGTGCCGGCTGGTCTCCGCGACCCACCTGTCCGGCGAGCGCGGCAGCCCGGTGCTCGACCTGGACGACCTGCCCGACGAGGTGGTCGGACTGCTCGGCAGCGGCGACCTGACCGTGCTGCTCGGCCCCGGCTCCGCGCTCGGGGTGGCAGCCACCCGGCGCCGCGACGACCTGGCGCTGGCCGCGCTGGCGCCCTGGCGCGCGCTGGTGCCGCGCTCGCACCTCGTGGTGGAGCTGGTCTCCCACCGGCTGCCCGGCGGCGGCCCGGGCTGGGGCCCCGGCACCACCCCCCACGCCGCCCGCCTGGCCGGGGTCGCCCGGCAGGCCGGGCTGACGGCCGTGCTCAGCAACGCCGTGCGCTACGCCGACCGCCGCGACGCGGTCACCGTCGACGTGCTCGACGCCGCGCGCCGGCTGGTCGCGCTCGACCGGCGCCACCTCGACCGCCGCAACGCCGAGGGCTTCTTGAAGTCCGGCAAGCAGATGGCCGAGATCGCCGAGGAGGTCAGCCGCGCCGCCGGGATGAGCGAGCGCGACGCGGCCCGGCTGCTGGCCGACACCCGCAAGGTCGCCGACCGCTGCGCCCTCGACCCGCGCGCGGACCTCGGGCTCGGCGAGGTGCACTTCCCGGAGTTCGAGCTCTCCACCCAGCACGCCAGCGCCGACATCGCCCTGCGTCAGCGCTGCGAGGGCGCGATCGGCGATCGCTACGGCTCCGCTCCGCGGCAGGTGATCTGGAAGCGGCTCGACGACGAGCTGGAGACCATCCGCAGCCTGGGCTACGCGCCGTACTTCCTCACCGTCGGCGACGTCACCGACCTGATCCGGGAGATGGGGGTGCGCTGCGCGGCGCGCGGGTCCGGCGCCGGCAGCCTGGTCAACTACCTGCTCGGGATCTCCGGGGTCGACCCGATTCGCCACGGGCTGCTCATGGAGCGCTTCCTCTCGCCGCTGCGCCGTGCCCTGCCCGACATCGACGTCGACGTCGAGTCCGCGCGCCGGCTGGAGGTCTACGAGGCGATCCTCGACAAGTACGGCGGCGAGCGCTGCGTGTGCGTCTCGATGATGGACACCTACCGGGTGCGCCACGCCGTGCGCGACGTCGGGGCCGCGCTCGGGATGCCGCCGGGGGAGACCGACGCGATCGCCAAGGCGTTCCCGCACATCCGGGCCCGCGACGCGCGGATCGCCCTGCGCGACCTGCCCGAGCTGCGCGCCAGCGGGCTGACCGACCAGCGGCTGGACCTGATGTTCCAGCTCGTGGAGCGCCTCGACGGACTGCCGCGCCACGTCGCGGTCCACCCCTGCGGGGTGCTGCTCTCCGACGTGACCCTGCTGGACCGCACCCCGGTGGAGGCGAGCTTCGCGGGGTTCCCGATGAGCCAGTTCGACAAGGACGACGTCGAGGACCTTGGCCTGCTCAAGCTCGACGTGCTCGGCATCCGCATGCAGTCCTCGATGGCCCACGCGGTCGCCGAGATCGCGCGGGTCGACGGCGTGAACGTCGACCTCGACGACGAGGCGCAGGTGCCCTTCGACGACCCGGCGACCTTCGAGCTGATCAGCAGCGCCAAGACGCTGGGCGTCTTCCAGATCGAGTCGCCCGGCCAGCGCGAGCTGGTCGGCAAGTCCGGCATCGAGACCTTCGGCGACATCATCACCGACATCTCGCTGTTCCGACCCGGACCGGTCAAGAGCGACATGATCACGCCGTACCTCGAGGTCAAGCAGGGCTGGAAGGAGCCGGCCTACCTGCACCCCGACCTGCGCCCGATCCTCGAGGACACCCGCGGCGTGGTCGTCTTCCACGAGCAGGTGATCTTGATGATCGCGGAGTTCACCGGCATCTCCTACGCCGAGGCCGACGAGAGGCGTCGTGCCCTCGGCGACGTCGAGGGCATGGCCGAGACCAAGGTCTGGTTCTTCCCCCGCGCGCTCGCCCGGGGCTACCCGCTCTCGGTCGTCGACCGGCTGTGGCAGGTGATCGAGTCCTTCGCGTCGTTCGGGTTCTGCAAGGCCCACGCCGCGGCGTTCGCGCTGCCGACCTACCAGTCGGCCTGGCTTAAGACGCACTGGCCGGCCCACTTCCTTGCCGGCGTGCTCACCCACGACCCCGGCATGTACCCCAAACGGCTGATCCTCGACGACGTCCGCCAGCTCGGCATCGAGGTGCTCGGCCTGGACGTCAACGCCTCCGAGAAGGAGTACGTCGTGGAGCGTGCGGAGGACGGCGGCTACGGCATCCGGCTGTCCCTCTCGGAGGTCAAGGGGATCAACGAGGCCGAGGTGGAGCGCATCGTCGCCGCCCGGCCGTATGCGTCCCTGAGCGACTTCTGGCAGCGCGCGCGGGTGTCGCGCCCGGTCGTGGAGCGCCTGGTCCTGACCGGCGGGTTCGACGCCGTCTACGGCATCGGCGCGTCCGGCGGGGTGCGCCAGCGCGGCCGGGTCACCCGCCGCGACCTGCTGCTCCAGGTGGCCCAGCTCGAGCGCCACGGCAAGGCCCTCGAGAAGGCCGCACGCGGTCGCGGCCTGGCCTCCCGGCGGCCGGCCGCGACCGCGCGGGCGCGCGCCGACGACGCCGTGGTCCGCAACAGCACCGACTCGCGGGCGCGCGAGCAGGCGGCGCCGCTGGAGCGGCACCCGCTGGGCGAGCAGGGGGTCTGGGCCAAGGCCGCGGCGCAGAGCCGGGCCACCCCGGCGCCGCCGCCGGTCACCTCGGTGCAGCTCGCCCTCGACCTGGGCGACGGCCCCCGCGAGGGCGAGGTGTCCGGGCTGCCGGAGATGACGGCGGCCGAGTCGATGGCCGCCGAGCTGGAGATCCTCGGCCTCGACGTCAGCCGTCACGTCGTGGACGACTACGCCGACTTCCTCGACGAGCTCGGGGTGGTCCGGAGCAAGGACCTGCTGGCGCAGCGCAGCCGCGCCGAGCTGCTGGTCGCCGGGGTCAAGGTCGCCACCCAGACCCCGCCGATCCGGTCGGGGCGCCGGGTGGTCTTCCTGACCCTGGACGACGCGACCGGCCCCGTCGACGCGACGTTCTTCGAGGACGCGCAGGGACCCTACGCCGAGACGGTCTTCCACTCCTGGCTGCTGGTCGTGCGCGGCGAGCTGCGCCGCACCGGCTACCGCGGCGTCTCGCTGCGCGCCACCGGCTGCTGGGAGCTGCCGCTGCTGCACGCGGTCTGGCAGCGCGAGGGCATCGACGCCGTACGCCGCCACCTCGCGACCGTCCCCGACGGGTTCGCCCCGCCGGAGCAGCGCCGCGTGCTGGTGCACTCGAGCGGCTTCCAGATGTCGCCCTACGCCGACATCAAGCCCGCCGGCGAGGACACCAAGGGCGTGGCCCGCAAGCTGTGGCACCGCTCCCCGGGGAGCGCGGGATGACCCGACTAGGGTTGGCGCCATGTCAGCCAGCGAGCGCCGAGGCGCCACCCGGACCGCCGTGGTGTGGGACGTCCTGCGCCCGATCCTGGGCGCCGGCTCCCGCGACGTCCTCGACATCGGCGGCGGCACCGGCGGCTTCGCGGTCAAGGTGGCAGAGCTCGGCCACCGGGTCTCGGTCGTCGACCCCAGTCCCGACGCGCTCGCCGCGCTGTCTCGCCGGGCTCGCGAGGTCGGTGTCGAGGTCGACGCCCAGCAGGGCGACCTGTCCAGCCTGGTCGAGGCCGTGGGGCCCGACAGCGCCGACGTCGTGCTCTGCCACGGCGTGCTCGAGGTCGTCGATGACCCCGCCGCCGCCCTGGCCACGATCCGCGAGGTGCTCCGGCCCGGCGGCACCCTCAGCCTGCTCGTCGCCCAGCGGCACGCCGCGGTGCTGGCCCGCGCCATGGCCGGCCACTTCGGCCAGGCGCTGGCGCTGCTCGACCCCGCACAGGCCCCGACCGGGCGCTCCGGCCACCGGTTCACCGCCGAGGAGACCACCGAGCTGCTCACCGGGGCCGGCTTCGAGATCGCCTCGGTCCACGGCATCCGGGTCTTCGCCGACCTGGTCCCCGGCTCCCTGCTCGAGCTGGAGCCCGGTGCCGCCTCCGCCCTCGTCGAGCTCGAGCGCGCCGTCGCCGAGCGACCCGAGTACCTCCCCCTCGCCACGCAGCTGCACGTCATCGCGACCTGACCTCGGGAGCCGGCCGTGAGCGCCGCTCCCACCACCACCACGCCGATCCTGCACGTCGACATGGACGCCTTCTACGCGTCGGTGGCCACGCGCGAGCGACCGGACCTGCAGGGCGTGCCGGTGATCGTCGGCGGCGGCCACCGCGGGGTGGTGCTGTCGGCCAACTACGTCGCCCGCCAGTACGGCGTTCGGTCGGCGATGACCGGGACCCGGGCCCGGCGGCTGTGCCCGCACGCGGTGGTGCTCGCGCCCGACTACGACACCTTCACCACGGTGTCGACCGCGGTGATGGAGACCTTCCGCCGGGTCACCCCGCTGGTGGAGGCGATGTCGCTGGACGAGGCGTTCCTCGACGTCCGCGGCTCGATGCGCCGGCTCGGCCCGCCCGTGCGGATCGCCGAGGAGCTGCGCGCGCGGATCCACGACGAGCAGGGCATCACCTGCTCGGTCGGGGTGGCCGCGTCGGTGTCGGTGGCCAAGCTGGCCAGTCGCCGGGCCAAGCCCGACGGGGTGGTCGTCGTCCCGCCCGAGCAGATCACCTCCTTCCTGCACCCGCTCGACGTGGGCGAGCTCTACGGCGTGGGGGAGAAGACCCAGGCGATGCTGCACCGGCTGGGACTGGTCCGGGTCGGCGACGTCGCGCACACGCCGC includes the following:
- a CDS encoding GTPase domain-containing protein, producing MPHPAARLRTILPGPSRAAVGATIAGGVLTGLASAPERVGRLFRRRFPTVAVTGMTGVGKTQLADRLARRTSGTGAGEVGSAVMERRTRRSARLHGFRFLVVPGDNAATRLGALDEVFHDEPVDGVIHVVANGYATPRRTAGTTGSATASREEQLAAELEDWTITAHRIASMAVRRGKPVWLVIAVTKVDLYPDDLDQVLDYYSPGSGSPFGDKIDELRALAGGARLSVDVLPVSSQGGERSSAVSAKKASAMVDALATRLAQLSGHV
- a CDS encoding phytoene desaturase family protein codes for the protein MARVVVVGGGYGGLASAARLAKLGHEVTLLEATDTLGGALGTESEAGYTWDAAATATLLPAVIRDLFRKSGRPVERELDLVPLDVIREHRFVDGTSVRLPGGTRGAQLAAFDELGPGLGQAWVDHVASFADDWEVLRRGYFEVPWDRDRLPKQVAARLHSRETLHKRLRRAFRDDRLALVAGHPFVAAGHDLRNVPAWAGLHAYLEQRFDAWTITGGMARLAAALEARLATRGVTVLRLTRALDLVVREGRVAAVGTELGEVAADVVVVAIDPRRLPALAPYVERTMPAIPPVVAHLGLDGDVPDVPHELVLHGDPMLVVRHGGTAPPGGTAWTVHGRGRLAEDLLRALARHRLDVREHVVARVDRSPRQLVDEWGGSPLGVLWQGRATVHQRLGPDTPIPGVYTAGAHATPGAGLPYVGLSAALVAQAVGPA
- a CDS encoding DUF4126 domain-containing protein, with the protein product MLAVAGFLYAMEFVADKIPFVDSGWDVVSTVIRPTAGAVIGVLLAGDADSLAQAVNGAVGGGTALLSHLVKAGSRLAINSSPEPVTNIGASITEDVVVLALVWFAIEHPAAAAAVAGVLLAVGLVVLLLAARLIRRGWRRLRGKQVASPRAVA
- a CDS encoding SigE family RNA polymerase sigma factor, coding for MRRDRREQDFSEFFLARGPALRRTAYLIVRDWHTAEDLTQQAFVKLYAAWPRIRRESAEAYARRTVVNQCLSHLRRHAPEHPTEVLPERVQPTGEGPLDVGRALALLPPRQRAIVALRFLDDLSVADVARTLSIAEGTVKSQTSRALDTLRTHLPDLVLTEEPR
- a CDS encoding ArsC/Spx/MgsR family protein, which translates into the protein MEIWLNPACSKCRTAVAELDAAGVGYTVRRYLEDPPSAAELAEVVGRLGLEPWDVARSKEAAEEGIDLPREAAHRDAWLEALAAHPRALQRPIVTAADGTTVVGRDPQSLARVIAAE
- a CDS encoding YbaK/EbsC family protein; this translates as MTTEHPSIARFRTEHANRGGTGNIVILPDSVHTAALAAEALGCEVGAIANSLLFDAAGTPVLILTSGAHRVDTALVAERIGVPGLTRAKPDFVREHTGQVIGGVSPIGHPAPVPTYLDTWLRRYDVVWAAAGHPAAVFSTSYDELVALTGATAVEVE
- a CDS encoding DUF6504 family protein, translating into MRRYDDPVEVRRGGDGPEQFLWHGRLWKVRAVLAHWVETGPWWQGSVARAAIGSDEPGSEPTPVGDLLGERELWRVEAGRGADGGLDGGGVFDLSFDWADGRWQLVGCED
- a CDS encoding SAV_6107 family HEPN domain-containing protein, producing the protein MSLNPYALPATTHSYLARAAESLSEAVAATDVPTRYAAAHVAALRAAAALLAARARPAPARRRPQKNAWVLLAEVAPELGEWATFFAAGAAKRAAAEAGSTRAVTERDADDLVRDADRFLGVVEQSLGLVPHAPLGQTLAQARVVPPARSA